A window of Puniceicoccaceae bacterium contains these coding sequences:
- a CDS encoding UvrB/UvrC motif-containing protein has product MCEDCPLKKEVIDPGNFSLTDIFNPAGMESGQPQQQGDYVCSTCGMTQVEFEKRGRFGCPDCYTHFAPAVLSMVKDMHYGTTHRGKRPKIALKRIDLSQQVELLKQRLNTAVAEEDFEQAAILRDQIIELEAQLTVLTQE; this is encoded by the coding sequence ATGTGCGAAGACTGTCCATTGAAGAAGGAGGTCATCGATCCCGGGAACTTTTCCCTGACCGATATTTTTAATCCGGCGGGCATGGAATCGGGCCAACCCCAGCAACAGGGCGATTATGTCTGTTCCACCTGCGGCATGACTCAGGTGGAGTTTGAAAAACGTGGCCGGTTCGGATGCCCGGACTGCTACACGCATTTTGCCCCGGCGGTATTGTCCATGGTGAAAGACATGCACTACGGCACCACACATCGAGGAAAACGACCGAAGATTGCGCTCAAACGCATCGATCTCAGTCAGCAGGTCGAACTCTTGAAACAGCGCCTCAACACTGCGGTGGCTGAGGAAGATTTTGAACAAGCCGCCATACTGCGGGATCAGATCATCGAGCTGGAAGCGCAGCTGACCGTATTGACGCAGGAATGA
- the ilvE gene encoding branched-chain-amino-acid transaminase → MTAELQIYLDGKFVPKSEAKISVFDHGLLYGDGVFEGIRVYSGCVFRLDAHLERLEYSAKALLLNLPWTREQISDAVCETCRRNGIRDGYIRLLITRGVGSLGLSPKSCSSPSLIIIADKIQLYPEVYYQQGLKIITVPTRRSSPAMLPPMVKSLNYVNNILAKIEAQHSGYEEAIMLDDAGYVAECTGDNVFVIHKGKLFTPPPSAGALKGITRAAAMDIAQELGIEVVEQNLTRYDVWIADELFLTGTAAEVIPVVEVDGRKIGDGTPGPITGRILEVFRKHVTEDGTQL, encoded by the coding sequence ATGACTGCAGAACTTCAAATCTATCTTGATGGGAAATTTGTTCCCAAATCCGAAGCGAAAATCTCCGTTTTTGATCACGGACTCCTATATGGGGACGGGGTTTTTGAAGGGATTCGAGTGTACTCGGGCTGTGTGTTTCGACTCGACGCCCATCTGGAGCGTTTGGAATACAGCGCAAAGGCACTGCTACTGAACCTGCCATGGACCCGCGAACAGATCAGCGACGCCGTGTGCGAGACCTGTCGACGTAACGGGATTCGGGACGGCTACATCCGGCTGCTGATCACGCGCGGCGTCGGTTCGCTGGGCTTGTCTCCCAAGAGTTGTTCGAGTCCGTCCCTGATCATCATTGCGGACAAGATTCAGCTGTATCCGGAGGTATATTATCAGCAGGGACTGAAGATCATCACCGTTCCCACGCGCCGTTCGAGTCCGGCCATGTTACCGCCGATGGTCAAGTCCCTGAACTACGTGAACAACATTCTCGCAAAAATTGAGGCCCAGCACTCTGGGTATGAAGAAGCCATCATGCTCGATGATGCGGGCTACGTTGCGGAGTGTACCGGGGACAATGTGTTTGTGATCCACAAGGGAAAACTGTTCACTCCACCGCCCTCGGCTGGTGCGCTCAAGGGCATCACACGGGCGGCAGCCATGGATATCGCGCAGGAGTTGGGCATCGAGGTGGTGGAACAAAATCTCACACGCTACGATGTCTGGATCGCCGACGAACTGTTCCTGACGGGAACTGCGGCGGAAGTGATCCCTGTGGTTGAGGTGGACGGTCGCAAGATTGGTGATGGAACCCCGGGTCCAATCACCGGACGCATTCTTGAGGTTTTCCGCAAACACGTCACCGAAGACGGAACGCAGTTATAG
- a CDS encoding Smr/MutS family protein — translation MTEADEFFSDEPVELEINGILDLHPFQPREMIDVVESYLEACREKGLREVRIIHGKGIGVQRDRVHAWLKQCPWVVRYGLDSRSAAGWGATLVEIEVQK, via the coding sequence ATGACGGAGGCAGATGAGTTTTTTTCAGATGAACCCGTGGAACTTGAGATCAACGGGATCCTCGATCTGCATCCTTTTCAGCCCAGGGAGATGATCGACGTGGTGGAATCCTACCTCGAAGCCTGTCGCGAAAAAGGCCTGCGCGAAGTGCGCATCATTCACGGGAAAGGCATTGGGGTACAGCGTGATCGGGTGCATGCCTGGCTCAAGCAATGCCCCTGGGTCGTGCGCTACGGATTGGATTCGCGCAGCGCGGCAGGATGGGGGGCAACGCTGGTGGAGATTGAAGTGCAAAAGTAG
- the rmuC gene encoding DNA recombination protein RmuC: MTDTNLLLGIATALSIALVGLLGVLIALARTWMRARQQCSELENQLALERQRAQDRELQCEKMETDLQQLRQQLQESEAGRHVLEKEMVERNTVLAKEREAFQERIELLEKAEEKLKHTFQSLSSQALQSNNSAFLELANATFEKLKVAAKGDLELKEKAISEMVRPIQDGLKQFDSRIQEMEKGRVAQISTVSELVMNLTKANEQMRVETSNLVSALRAPNIRGQWGEMQLRRTIEISGMVRYCDFVEQKKIGDEDVNLRPDVVINLPNRRQVVIDSKAPLNAYLEACETTDAPTRELKLKLHAKQLREHLKRLGQKAYHDHLEESPEFVVLFLPGEVFYSAALEQDPALIEYGVDHKVLIATPTTLIALLKAIAYGWKNQEIAEKAGEISKIGRDLYESVVKMLEHLVAVRRHLNQTVDAFNKTLASTDRRLLPRIRKFKKLNAGTEKPIPTLERIETPLQMVELPELDDADSDDGEEEEESESQPTRDEA, encoded by the coding sequence TTGACGGACACGAATCTTTTGCTGGGCATTGCCACTGCGCTGAGCATAGCGTTGGTGGGGCTGCTTGGCGTTCTGATTGCATTGGCACGCACCTGGATGCGTGCCCGCCAGCAATGCTCCGAACTTGAGAATCAGTTGGCACTGGAACGACAGCGGGCGCAGGATCGTGAGCTACAGTGTGAAAAAATGGAGACGGATCTCCAACAGCTTCGCCAGCAGCTGCAGGAATCGGAGGCAGGTCGGCATGTGCTGGAAAAGGAGATGGTCGAGCGCAACACGGTGCTTGCCAAGGAACGCGAGGCGTTTCAGGAGCGAATTGAGTTGCTGGAAAAGGCCGAAGAGAAGCTCAAGCACACTTTCCAGAGTCTGTCTTCCCAGGCCCTACAGTCCAATAATTCTGCATTTTTGGAACTCGCCAATGCGACCTTTGAAAAGCTGAAGGTTGCAGCGAAGGGGGATCTGGAACTCAAGGAAAAGGCGATTTCGGAGATGGTGCGTCCGATTCAGGATGGGCTGAAGCAGTTTGATTCCCGAATTCAGGAAATGGAAAAGGGGCGTGTGGCGCAAATCTCCACCGTTTCGGAGTTGGTGATGAACCTCACCAAAGCCAATGAACAGATGCGGGTGGAAACCAGCAACCTCGTCTCTGCCCTGCGTGCACCGAATATCCGGGGACAGTGGGGGGAGATGCAGCTGCGGCGCACGATCGAAATCTCGGGCATGGTGCGATACTGTGACTTTGTCGAACAGAAGAAAATCGGGGATGAGGATGTGAACTTGCGCCCGGATGTTGTGATCAATCTGCCCAACCGGCGTCAGGTGGTGATCGATTCGAAAGCTCCTTTGAACGCCTACCTTGAGGCTTGCGAAACCACCGATGCACCGACGCGTGAGTTGAAATTGAAGTTGCATGCCAAGCAGCTGCGCGAGCACCTCAAGCGATTGGGCCAGAAAGCCTATCATGATCATTTGGAGGAGAGTCCCGAGTTTGTGGTCTTGTTCCTGCCGGGCGAAGTTTTCTACTCGGCGGCGCTGGAGCAGGATCCGGCGTTGATCGAATACGGTGTCGACCACAAGGTGCTCATCGCCACGCCAACGACGCTGATCGCGCTGCTCAAGGCCATTGCCTATGGTTGGAAAAACCAGGAAATCGCGGAGAAGGCGGGAGAGATCAGCAAGATTGGAAGGGATCTCTACGAGAGCGTGGTCAAGATGCTGGAGCATCTGGTTGCAGTGCGTCGCCACCTCAACCAGACCGTCGACGCCTTCAACAAGACGCTGGCCTCGACCGACCGTCGCCTGCTGCCGCGCATTCGCAAATTCAAGAAACTCAATGCGGGGACGGAAAAACCGATTCCGACACTGGAGCGCATCGAAACACCCCTGCAGATGGTGGAACTGCCTGAGCTGGACGATGCGGACAGTGATGATGGAGAAGAAGAAGAGGAATCCGAGAGCCAGCCAACCCGGGATGAGGCATGA
- a CDS encoding SDR family NAD(P)-dependent oxidoreductase encodes MKTVLITGATSGIGHATSLRLADAGRYRLILCGRRSDRLRALETELASKCPVVTCGFDMRDREAMVTALETLPDEFAAVDVLINNAGNAHGLEPIHEGSLQDWDAMLDINVKALLAITRLVSPGMVERKSGQILNIGSIAAKESYPNGAVYCGSKAAVDAITQGMRMDLHAFGIRVGAIHPGMVETEFSLVRFKGDGDRADAVYRGLQPLTADDIARTVQWVIEQPEHVVIADLVVLPTAQASATRVQRG; translated from the coding sequence ATGAAGACCGTGCTGATCACCGGTGCCACCTCTGGCATCGGGCATGCTACCTCGCTTCGTCTGGCGGATGCGGGCCGTTATCGGTTGATCCTTTGCGGGCGCCGGTCGGATCGACTGCGCGCGCTCGAGACGGAGTTGGCATCAAAATGCCCAGTGGTGACCTGTGGGTTTGACATGCGCGACCGTGAAGCGATGGTGACCGCACTGGAGACGTTGCCGGATGAATTTGCGGCGGTGGATGTGCTGATCAACAATGCTGGCAATGCGCATGGACTTGAGCCGATTCACGAAGGATCGCTTCAGGATTGGGATGCCATGTTGGACATCAACGTGAAGGCCTTGCTTGCGATCACGCGCCTGGTGAGTCCGGGAATGGTGGAGCGGAAATCGGGACAGATTCTCAACATCGGTTCGATTGCGGCCAAGGAGAGTTATCCCAATGGAGCAGTCTATTGTGGTTCCAAGGCTGCGGTGGATGCGATCACCCAGGGCATGCGCATGGATCTGCACGCCTTTGGCATCCGAGTGGGAGCCATCCACCCGGGCATGGTGGAAACCGAATTTTCCCTGGTTCGCTTCAAAGGTGACGGTGATCGGGCGGATGCAGTCTACCGTGGACTGCAGCCCCTGACCGCAGATGACATCGCGCGAACGGTGCAATGGGTGATCGAGCAACCGGAGCACGTGGTGATTGCGGATCTGGTGGTGTTGCCTACGGCGCAGGCAAGTGCAACACGAGTGCAGCGCGGCTGA
- a CDS encoding right-handed parallel beta-helix repeat-containing protein, with protein MKTKSLLSSIMLPLWVLSSFGAGPSRTLDLGESLTAETTQSIRQLTGLDVSFAGKLSGSAHGNLMLLLDQPVPWTRADAEGDVSAVEASVMEYDPSTGKVVDAFAVLTPAGEEQSEALALDDLVYNRATGIYFGLDTENQRLYAFEYGPDEPVTIMVERTRMVEVVVPPEPLLSDEEATQDADAESESADEAATAQDVDAESTPAAADEAAVPAEEEATVEELPAEQASEPDTAEPTAEAEQKEESTDEAESTDPAPALTEGLAEDPGVAPLEVPAILEEVEEPIVVQTKWVEETYEEPEVVMKRHKFGNALQSYDLSELGMERFVDLSFDPTIDMLLLLGESEDGNWVVAQIRAEAGQVLTRGEAVALHVNNTPNTVFVDPVSKHWVVLTDQSADLHTREGRLLRSIPHTLSVKDVCEIVQTDELGVSEPIHFAATASALGLLNWQRPNEAKVHHVPGEFATIAEALDVATNEDWILLSPGIYTESLNVTGKAVQMVSYFQFSRDLYFTEHTRIQPQGEVGLMLSGDEGSQLYVAGLHFTGAQTAIQSAGQLSVEHCEITGNGVGLQFTGGMATIADCEITGNSEDGVRYVEATATLLERCNVSENGGHGIAVHITPYDGVLYRTVIRRNTLRSNGGSGLYFKDEPIMTQREFRIENNFIIENTVAGVEVDLKQPDPKNLIPTGPRTRSSVYLVNNTIVGNPVGVLRGGNYRMINNIVAHSPVAGIQNLLYNSVIIRNLFWENKASAVDSNYVASNNREEDPLFVGEDYILSVRSPAKGAGIPGNLWNDTSDRSGADIGASR; from the coding sequence ATGAAAACTAAATCCTTGCTCAGCAGCATCATGCTTCCACTCTGGGTCCTGAGCAGCTTCGGTGCCGGACCCTCCCGTACCCTGGACCTAGGAGAATCCCTCACAGCCGAAACCACGCAATCCATCCGTCAATTGACCGGACTGGATGTCTCCTTTGCCGGGAAGCTTAGCGGGTCCGCCCACGGCAACTTGATGTTGTTGCTGGATCAACCAGTTCCCTGGACGCGGGCGGACGCTGAAGGAGACGTGAGTGCGGTTGAGGCATCCGTGATGGAATACGATCCGAGCACGGGCAAGGTGGTGGATGCGTTTGCAGTATTGACTCCGGCGGGCGAAGAACAGAGCGAGGCATTGGCGCTTGATGATCTGGTGTACAACCGTGCAACGGGGATCTATTTTGGACTCGATACCGAGAATCAGCGTTTGTATGCGTTTGAATATGGTCCGGATGAACCAGTCACGATCATGGTGGAGCGCACCCGCATGGTCGAAGTCGTGGTTCCACCTGAACCCTTGCTGTCCGACGAGGAAGCAACGCAGGACGCCGATGCAGAATCCGAAAGTGCTGACGAAGCCGCCACAGCGCAGGATGTCGATGCAGAATCCACCCCGGCCGCTGCGGATGAGGCAGCGGTTCCTGCTGAAGAGGAAGCGACAGTAGAGGAATTACCCGCAGAACAGGCGAGTGAGCCAGACACAGCTGAACCTACAGCAGAGGCTGAGCAGAAAGAGGAATCCACTGATGAAGCCGAATCCACCGACCCCGCACCTGCTCTGACCGAAGGTTTGGCTGAAGATCCCGGTGTAGCCCCGTTGGAAGTTCCCGCCATCCTTGAGGAAGTGGAAGAACCCATCGTCGTGCAAACCAAGTGGGTTGAGGAAACCTACGAGGAACCTGAAGTTGTCATGAAGCGGCACAAATTTGGAAACGCCCTGCAGTCCTATGACCTCAGTGAGCTTGGCATGGAGCGTTTCGTGGACCTTTCGTTTGATCCGACCATCGACATGCTCCTGTTGCTGGGTGAGTCTGAAGACGGCAACTGGGTGGTCGCTCAGATCCGCGCCGAAGCAGGACAGGTTTTGACCCGTGGTGAAGCTGTCGCACTGCACGTCAACAACACACCGAACACCGTGTTTGTGGATCCGGTATCGAAGCACTGGGTTGTGCTGACGGATCAATCTGCAGACTTGCATACGCGTGAAGGCCGCCTGTTGCGCTCCATTCCACATACTCTGAGCGTGAAAGATGTCTGTGAAATCGTTCAGACTGATGAACTGGGAGTGTCGGAACCGATCCACTTTGCGGCAACAGCATCTGCACTGGGCTTGCTGAATTGGCAGCGCCCGAACGAGGCGAAAGTGCATCACGTGCCTGGAGAGTTTGCGACGATTGCGGAAGCATTGGATGTTGCGACAAACGAGGACTGGATCCTGCTCTCCCCAGGGATTTACACGGAATCCCTTAACGTGACTGGAAAGGCAGTGCAGATGGTTTCTTATTTTCAGTTCTCAAGGGACCTCTATTTTACTGAGCACACACGCATCCAGCCGCAGGGAGAGGTGGGCTTGATGCTCAGTGGAGATGAAGGCAGCCAACTCTATGTGGCGGGGCTGCACTTCACCGGTGCCCAGACTGCGATTCAATCTGCGGGGCAACTCTCGGTCGAGCACTGTGAGATCACCGGAAACGGAGTTGGGCTGCAGTTCACAGGAGGCATGGCGACGATCGCGGACTGTGAGATCACGGGCAACTCAGAGGATGGAGTGCGCTATGTTGAAGCAACCGCTACCCTGCTGGAGCGGTGCAATGTCTCTGAAAACGGTGGACATGGCATTGCCGTCCACATCACTCCTTATGACGGTGTGCTCTATCGCACCGTCATTCGCCGCAATACGCTTCGTTCAAATGGAGGATCGGGACTCTATTTCAAGGATGAACCCATCATGACCCAGCGCGAGTTCCGCATTGAAAACAATTTTATCATTGAAAACACGGTTGCGGGAGTGGAAGTGGATCTCAAACAACCCGACCCCAAGAACCTGATCCCGACAGGTCCGCGCACCCGAAGTTCGGTCTACCTGGTAAACAACACCATCGTGGGCAATCCGGTTGGTGTATTGCGGGGCGGGAATTATCGCATGATCAACAACATCGTTGCCCACAGTCCGGTGGCGGGAATTCAGAATCTGCTCTATAACAGTGTGATCATCCGCAACCTGTTCTGGGAAAACAAAGCGAGTGCCGTGGACAGCAATTATGTCGCGTCGAACAACCGTGAAGAGGATCCGCTTTTTGTCGGAGAGGACTACATTTTGTCTGTGCGCAGCCCTGCCAAGGGTGCGGGGATCCCAGGCAACCTCTGGAATGATACCAGTGATCGTTCAGGAGCGGATATTGGTGCTTCGCGCTGA
- a CDS encoding HAD hydrolase-like protein, whose protein sequence is MAASPCLFLWDIDGTLISVGGAGERALVHAIRDTFGFEGDLSGIDYAGRTDRTISRMLHEFYGVQHTTESQDRFMQAYLDHLEIEMQHTRMHLLPQVPEILNAIDQHPHCYQGLLTGNLRRGGKIKLDHYGIWHHFPFGGFSDASHLRNELAEAALVEAQRHTGISFEPQRVVVIGDTPHDITCGQHIGARTYAVCTGRFRPEDLAPLQPDFLKSELPGPSQFLSEVFAVLDNS, encoded by the coding sequence ATGGCAGCATCACCCTGTTTGTTTCTTTGGGACATTGACGGCACCCTGATTTCAGTCGGAGGGGCTGGCGAGCGAGCGCTGGTGCACGCGATTCGCGACACTTTTGGATTTGAAGGCGATCTGAGCGGCATTGACTACGCAGGTCGCACTGACCGCACCATCTCACGCATGCTGCACGAGTTCTACGGGGTCCAACACACAACGGAGAGTCAGGATCGCTTCATGCAGGCCTACCTCGACCACCTCGAGATCGAAATGCAGCACACGCGCATGCACCTGCTGCCCCAGGTTCCCGAAATTCTAAATGCCATCGACCAGCACCCTCACTGCTATCAGGGGCTGCTCACGGGAAACCTGCGTCGCGGGGGCAAGATCAAGCTCGATCACTACGGCATCTGGCATCACTTTCCATTTGGCGGGTTTTCAGATGCCAGTCACCTTCGCAATGAGTTGGCCGAGGCCGCACTGGTGGAGGCGCAGCGCCACACGGGCATCTCATTCGAACCACAGCGTGTTGTGGTCATTGGTGACACGCCGCACGACATCACTTGCGGTCAACACATTGGAGCACGCACCTATGCCGTCTGCACGGGACGTTTTCGCCCGGAGGATCTTGCCCCGCTTCAGCCTGATTTCCTCAAATCCGAATTGCCCGGGCCTTCTCAATTCCTGAGCGAGGTGTTTGCGGTGCTCGACAATTCCTAG
- a CDS encoding sodium:calcium symporter, with the protein MTTPGPSKDGWNSRVGVILAVAGSAVGIGNFLRFPGQAATYGGGAFMIAYIIAFLFIGLPICWSEWAMGRHGGKKGFNTAPGIFNLFSRSRFPRYFGTVALVIPIIIYMYYVYIEAWCLGYAVNYLLGNIAFSNPEQAGSFFANFTGIAKDGSALEFSLDHVGFYLLLVFALNFILIYRGLSRGIELFCKFAMPTLVGIAVILLVRVLTLGTPDPSVPENNVGNGLGFMWNPTKTFLQEAQVNETDGSSQWVTVEELVGPRAIRAGKEQAAADANFQVTEIGVIEQLMNPQLWLAAAGQIFFSLSVGFGIILTYASYLKRGSDVVLSGLTATSTNEFCEVGLGGLITLPAAVAFLGVAGLAGVGTGTFSLGFNVLPLVFSQMPGGAIFGFLFFFLLFLAAVTSSLSMLQPGIAFLEEALTLNRRQSVAILGAITSMGTLFVVYFSESLKALDTLDFWVGTFMIFVLATFQIILFGWVWGVKDGLEEAADGATIQIPRFFGFVMKWITPLFLLVVFVMFIAYNVLGLGGGTLSNYITDLFGETPNKVAWMSVSLIVMIGIFFALMISGVQKYRDYHQQKPKADS; encoded by the coding sequence ATGACTACCCCTGGACCCAGCAAAGATGGATGGAATAGCCGCGTGGGCGTGATCCTTGCCGTCGCCGGAAGTGCGGTTGGTATTGGTAATTTCCTTCGCTTCCCTGGTCAGGCTGCCACCTATGGTGGAGGAGCCTTCATGATTGCCTACATCATCGCCTTCCTGTTCATCGGGTTGCCGATTTGCTGGTCAGAGTGGGCGATGGGACGGCATGGCGGCAAAAAGGGATTTAATACGGCTCCGGGCATTTTCAATCTGTTTTCCCGCTCCCGCTTTCCCCGGTATTTTGGAACCGTGGCCCTGGTGATTCCGATCATCATTTACATGTACTACGTGTACATCGAAGCCTGGTGTCTGGGATATGCCGTGAACTATCTGCTGGGCAATATTGCGTTTTCGAATCCAGAGCAGGCAGGTTCTTTTTTTGCAAATTTCACCGGCATTGCCAAGGACGGCAGTGCCCTGGAGTTCAGTCTGGATCACGTGGGCTTTTACCTGTTGCTCGTGTTTGCGCTGAATTTCATCCTGATCTATCGCGGGCTGTCGCGGGGCATTGAACTCTTTTGCAAATTTGCGATGCCAACCCTGGTCGGTATTGCGGTGATTCTACTGGTGCGGGTGCTCACGCTTGGCACACCCGATCCGAGTGTGCCCGAGAACAACGTGGGCAATGGACTGGGCTTCATGTGGAATCCGACCAAGACCTTTTTACAGGAGGCACAGGTAAATGAGACCGACGGAAGCAGCCAATGGGTTACGGTAGAGGAGCTGGTGGGTCCACGCGCGATCCGGGCAGGGAAGGAACAAGCTGCCGCCGATGCCAATTTCCAGGTCACCGAAATCGGCGTCATCGAGCAGTTGATGAACCCGCAACTGTGGCTGGCCGCAGCCGGGCAGATCTTTTTTTCGCTCTCAGTCGGGTTTGGCATTATTCTGACCTATGCCAGCTATCTCAAGCGTGGCAGTGATGTGGTGCTGAGCGGTTTGACGGCGACGAGCACAAACGAGTTTTGCGAAGTGGGACTGGGTGGACTCATCACCCTGCCAGCTGCGGTGGCGTTCCTCGGAGTTGCAGGATTGGCCGGGGTGGGCACCGGAACCTTCTCCCTCGGCTTCAATGTATTGCCACTGGTGTTTTCCCAGATGCCGGGTGGTGCAATTTTTGGGTTTCTGTTCTTTTTTCTGCTTTTTCTTGCGGCTGTGACCAGTTCGCTTTCGATGCTGCAGCCGGGCATTGCCTTTCTGGAAGAAGCGCTGACGCTCAACCGGCGTCAGTCAGTGGCAATTCTGGGAGCCATCACCTCCATGGGCACCCTGTTCGTGGTGTATTTCAGTGAGTCGCTCAAGGCACTGGATACGCTCGATTTCTGGGTGGGAACCTTCATGATCTTCGTGCTGGCAACCTTCCAGATCATCTTGTTTGGTTGGGTGTGGGGCGTGAAGGACGGCCTGGAAGAAGCGGCGGATGGTGCGACGATCCAGATTCCCCGCTTTTTTGGTTTTGTGATGAAGTGGATCACACCCCTGTTCCTGCTGGTGGTGTTTGTCATGTTCATCGCGTATAATGTGCTGGGACTGGGAGGAGGCACCCTGAGCAACTACATCACGGATCTGTTTGGGGAAACCCCGAACAAAGTGGCATGGATGTCGGTTTCCCTGATCGTGATGATTGGGATTTTCTTTGCACTCATGATTTCGGGCGTGCAGAAATATCGCGATTACCACCAGCAAAAACCCAAGGCAGACTCATGA
- a CDS encoding HAD-IC family P-type ATPase, with protein MPTASTFPESGSASHIQRPECCVLPERSDARDYLGSFVSLRDGMWIRLGIAIILAGQSMVWGLAVNLSEIPAFSPVYWGLHGILALSALAVVLMLGGGLLREFVGSVRHLRLGIESLFMLSLLGALGGSLFATLRGVGDVYYEVIIVVLVIFSLGRRMGQVSKERALAEAHRYREQFDTVVRISAEGVRESIPYACLVEGDVFEVGPGLPICADGHIVSGAGFVRETALTGEPHPLVKQPGDRVRAGTWSVDATLRCEAVIDTGGRLIDNILRKVEDSIASTQSRRQLQAERWIRHFVLVVAAVAVSTGLFWTWREGLSTGWLNAMSVLLIACPCALGLATPLAVWTGLWQLSSMGLVSRTAPLMDALAHTRHVFFDKTGTLTLARLTIGEVRLSETCPWTQEQVLALGALLESDIEHPVARAFAQEELTGSSESLPDDLHLLHSRWIPGSGVEAQVRWNGNTSTLRLGTPQWAVNESQRLAVGTDARKRICLARDNEVLAEVELVESLRPGVSPLILRLQTLGIRSTVLTGDPLPQWSRIAGATVRENLSPDDKAALVKHSRDQGEVPLFVGDGINDLNAMLAAEASIAIHDGGASLTQSNASAILTGDRLEPIGRAIRLARRIDQTLLSNMRIAVSYNVVGISFAVAGLLHPVASALIMIASSLLVTLRAIRKAEALSEQV; from the coding sequence ATGCCCACCGCATCCACCTTTCCCGAATCCGGCTCCGCGTCGCACATTCAGCGACCCGAGTGCTGCGTGTTGCCGGAACGCAGTGATGCGCGCGACTACCTGGGCAGTTTTGTCTCTCTTCGGGACGGGATGTGGATTCGCCTTGGCATCGCCATCATCCTTGCGGGTCAGTCCATGGTCTGGGGGCTTGCGGTCAATTTATCGGAAATCCCCGCGTTTTCGCCGGTTTACTGGGGCTTGCATGGCATTTTGGCACTCTCTGCGCTGGCGGTGGTGTTGATGCTGGGTGGTGGATTGCTGCGCGAGTTTGTTGGCAGTGTGCGTCACCTGCGCCTGGGCATCGAAAGCCTCTTCATGCTCAGCCTGCTCGGAGCATTGGGCGGATCGCTGTTTGCAACGCTACGGGGCGTGGGGGATGTGTATTACGAAGTCATCATCGTGGTGCTGGTGATCTTCAGTCTGGGTCGCCGAATGGGGCAAGTTTCGAAGGAGCGCGCACTTGCGGAGGCCCATCGCTACCGGGAGCAATTTGACACCGTTGTGCGAATCAGTGCGGAGGGAGTGCGCGAGTCCATTCCCTATGCCTGCCTGGTGGAGGGGGATGTCTTTGAAGTGGGACCCGGCCTGCCGATCTGTGCCGACGGGCACATCGTCAGTGGAGCGGGATTTGTTCGGGAAACCGCGCTGACGGGCGAGCCGCATCCGCTGGTGAAACAACCTGGTGACCGTGTGCGTGCGGGCACCTGGTCGGTGGACGCCACCCTGCGCTGTGAGGCGGTGATTGACACTGGTGGGCGACTGATCGACAACATCCTGCGCAAGGTTGAGGATTCCATCGCCTCGACGCAATCGCGCCGCCAGCTGCAGGCCGAGCGCTGGATTCGGCATTTTGTGCTCGTGGTTGCAGCGGTGGCGGTGAGCACCGGACTCTTCTGGACCTGGCGCGAGGGACTCTCCACTGGCTGGCTCAATGCCATGTCGGTGCTGCTCATCGCCTGTCCCTGTGCACTGGGACTTGCGACCCCGCTTGCCGTGTGGACGGGACTCTGGCAGCTCAGCTCCATGGGACTGGTCAGTCGCACCGCACCGCTCATGGATGCACTTGCCCATACCCGCCATGTGTTTTTTGACAAGACGGGAACCCTCACGCTAGCCCGGCTCACCATTGGGGAAGTGCGCCTGAGTGAGACCTGCCCCTGGACACAGGAACAGGTGCTCGCGCTTGGTGCCTTGCTGGAATCCGATATCGAGCATCCGGTTGCCCGCGCCTTCGCTCAGGAGGAGCTAACCGGTTCATCCGAATCCCTGCCTGACGACCTGCACCTGCTGCACAGCCGATGGATTCCGGGCAGTGGTGTCGAAGCGCAGGTCCGGTGGAATGGCAACACCAGCACCCTGCGCCTGGGCACCCCCCAGTGGGCAGTGAATGAATCGCAACGCCTTGCGGTGGGAACGGACGCGCGCAAGCGCATCTGCCTGGCGCGGGACAACGAAGTGCTCGCCGAGGTGGAGCTGGTGGAGTCCCTGCGACCCGGAGTAAGTCCGCTCATCCTGCGCCTGCAGACCCTTGGTATTCGCAGCACCGTGCTGACCGGAGATCCGCTACCGCAGTGGTCGCGCATTGCTGGTGCCACGGTGCGGGAGAATCTCAGTCCCGATGACAAAGCGGCACTTGTAAAGCACTCCCGGGATCAAGGTGAAGTTCCCCTTTTTGTGGGGGATGGCATCAACGACCTCAACGCCATGCTCGCCGCTGAGGCGTCCATCGCGATTCACGACGGGGGAGCGTCGCTCACGCAGTCCAATGCGAGTGCCATCCTGACCGGGGATCGACTCGAACCCATCGGACGCGCAATCCGGCTCGCGCGCCGCATCGATCAAACCCTGCTTAGCAACATGCGTATCGCGGTCAGTTACAACGTTGTGGGCATCAGCTTCGCCGTTGCAGGTTTACTCCACCCGGTTGCATCCGCGCTCATCATGATTGCCTCCAGCCTGCTCGTCACCCTTCGCGCCATTCGCAAGGCCGAAGCCCTGAGCGAGCAGGTCTAG